The Plasmodium chabaudi chabaudi strain AS genome assembly, chromosome: 14 genome contains the following window.
ttatctatatatattttttttttataactaacataaacatttttaaattcaagTCCATATTTTGATTGTGTAAGTTGGCTTGGAACTATTGGCATATCCTGTTTATCATTATCATGCTCATATTCGTGATTTTCAATTGAAGTAAAATTTGGATCactattcatatattttatttttgacaATTCTTCTAATCGTTGAATACTACACATCTCTTTTTCTACATGTGtataatcatataaaaatgattttattatatatcctAAACTACAAGAAAAGGTTATACAATATCCAATAACTTCACTATagcttatataattatctaCATCAATATCAATGCCTTCcgatgtattttttaatattgtaaaaaaatgcgggtataaaatataaaaggaTGTTAAACATAGGCCTACTAATTGTATATACAAAGATGCCCATACTGTTATACcccatttaaataaagtaaaattTCGAAGTGCATAAACACTGTTTTCAAACTTCTTTAAAACaggattattttttttatataaatttataatatcctTTCCATGTATAGTATTACTAAATATGGCGCAAATAGGGGAATAGGAACATAAGTATCCTCTCTGTGCTTCTTTACATGCTactgaatattttttgaatattccATAATAaactattaatataataaatggtaacataatatatgtatttttaaacataaatattaataaaataacagTTGATACAAACTTggaaattgtaaaaaatgatttataaCATCGTTTAATTATTCCATTATCTAATGTATGAATATCTATTATAAAtctattaattatattccCTATATTATGACTATAAAAAGCATGAATAGGGGcatataacatatttttgaaaactTCTGTATGCATTTTCTTTGCTGATATCATTATTCCATGTGCAATTATCATATATGACAAAAAAGTAGTTACTAAAGATAATGATggtaacaaaataaaatattttaaataaactaATTTTGTTTGTATTACTTCATCATAAGATTTACCTTTCGTTTTTAATAATGCGCTaactaaaaataataacatattttttacttcatctaaaaatattgagattatgataaatataataataaatactaTAATTGTATTACCAATATTTCTAAAATACCATCGAAATGtttccaattttatatttccctTCCTAGCTACATCTTTATTACTATCATTAGCATTATCTcgaatataattattataatatgtataatgttcttttaaatttttttttaacattatattcatttcttCAAATTCATCGATATGtgtttttttactttttaaacattttgTTTCATTATTCCCTTTTGTatctataataaaatttccaATATATTTCCTAATTTGTTCTTTCTtaatctttttcatttcttctGTACTAATGTTATGAATTTGATCCTTTGGAATGGATTCAgttacaattttattaaaatggtCGTTCATTAGCATagtgaattttttattcttggGAGGCGCCTCATTAGTAACTTCTGATTTAAGATGATGTAAAAGTTTTAATTCCTtcaacaaaattattttattatatattatattatttttattgatatATGAATTATCTTTTTTGTAAAGAACAGTAACACTAGAAGGATTTTCAATACTATCGCTATTTCTAATTTCAACCTCTGTTTGTGGAATATCTTGTTGACACAATTCTAATGACATTgacatataaaatacttGATCATTCATTTTATAGTTATTCATTGATATTcctgtttttttaaaaaatgcaagCATTTTTTCTCGTTTTTCACTTTCTGTTTCGTTTTTAACAAGCATATCAGaagtttttatttgaattttttttttatttatatattcgtTTATATTCCCTTGAAAATCTAATGTTCCATTTTccaatttatatatatccacATTATACTGAAGATTTTCTATAATATCTTTCATTATAAAACTGTTAAGtgaattttcatttattgtTATAACAATTCCACAATggtttttaatatttttcaacttttctttatcacaaaataaattataaaatatatttcttgaAACAAATGGATCTATCGAAGTGAATATATCatctaataaatataaatatgacaTATCGTTTTTCTCTAAACACTCTTTTAAATAGTTATTATTCATCAAAGATTGTAAATctgaatatgaaaatttaccATCATCAGTAAACGTGTTGGTACCTATATTATCgctttgtttatttttagtatTTCCTCTACCATGTTCAAATTCAtcactatatatattagggTTTAtggaatttttaaattgattATCGTTATTTAATgtgaaatttttaatagatTTTGAAACTTTGATCGATTTCAtattagaaatatttttatcataataatttgttgaaaatttatttaaaacaaaattactTTCACGTGTACTATTAACTGTGCTTTCTTCGGCATTTGccatttctatatattcatcACATAATtgtttcatatttatgtaatgataatatagaGATCTTGCTAACGATATTCTTGATTTTTGCCCTTTACTTAAACTATGTTCATCATTTATACACCGcatatccatatttttaaaagaatatatatcatttattagTTCACTTTGTGAAATAgctaaataataaatatatggatCGAATTTACTTTCGAATGTTACCATTGATCTGATTGTTCCATCAGATAGCCAATTAATTTGAGGTGTATATAAAACTGgcatatcatatataaaatttttaatataataatttccaTTTACCAATTTAAACTTTCCAAGAatggaattaaaaaatagtgaTTTACCCGATCCAATATCACCTACTATTATTGCtatagtattattttttaaagtaaaatttatattttttaattttatatttttgaattgattatcattttttt
Protein-coding sequences here:
- a CDS encoding ABC transporter C family member 2, putative, whose product is MMKTNIDKNNDGGKEVPKNNMSLINFITFHWITKLINSIKKNEEFVLPNIGRKPIIGYYEYYLMKNLKVFKKKKSFLSRFFSKILGYIFIFKKSNRNKKNNNGIEDDDYFYEYNRGLIKALAYTFKQPVIVISLLYIFHALFLVFVAICIEKYIAIIKGHHVFSPIFQLKTAKLLSAFALIIVLSFNLFLDSVVSYLHSKLIIDMEVTVMHFLYKINLGMFNHCILSPYADNNNLLESINNNSENSTCANINSPMLLDRKNTDGYKNNTRDASNNCVIKVEDEHESAEYKNKTNQSNANTTISTNNHTDFSKKKKLKNTLEDNENENKNGDGDINIYNIMFIDTPSLIYFISSSVLANGMLIKLAISFYMFYHKMGKNSIVIGICLVLLLYGIIFLCELISSMLKKTYLKYQDKRIDNMNHVLKEYKLMKMFNWESIAFDYVNKFREKELKYCKYRIFLSSISNYINAISVHCVEIVIFFIYIRSKLNNNDQIDVNSVITPLFVYKSLINGVVSFPTIFNNLLEGPISNARVNRYINHYFHDNISSKLFYSKIKNEKKNSYLKKKYNNNSYISNKKPNNYMNMQGKSEKIYSPKKNTIYTNILNMLSNDNYYSDSCDQGSNTTNVELAHYSINSEKALLNNKNENNDDDHINNKTLAINISNKDSKMNETNEHIKSKNVPGEKYGIDKKTIIKFENCNYKPLRIEKNDNQFKNIKLKNINFTLKNNTIAIIVGDIGSGKSLFFNSILGKFKLVNGNYYIKNFIYDMPVLYTPQINWLSDGTIRSMVTFESKFDPYIYYLAISQSELINDIYSFKNMDMRCINDEHSLSKGQKSRISLARSLYYHYINMKQLCDEYIEMANAEESTVNSTRESNFVLNKFSTNYYDKNISNMKSIKVSKSIKNFTLNNDNQFKNSINPNIYSDEFEHGRGNTKNKQSDNIGTNTFTDDGKFSYSDLQSLMNNNYLKECLEKNDMSYLYLLDDIFTSIDPFVSRNIFYNLFCDKEKLKNIKNHCGIVITINENSLNSFIMKDIIENLQYNVDIYKLENGTLDFQGNINEYINKKKIQIKTSDMLVKNETESEKREKMLAFFKKTGISMNNYKMNDQVFYMSMSLELCQQDIPQTEVEIRNSDSIENPSSVTVLYKKDNSYINKNNIIYNKIILLKELKLLHHLKSEVTNEAPPKNKKFTMLMNDHFNKIVTESIPKDQIHNISTEEMKKIKKEQIRKYIGNFIIDTKGNNETKCLKSKKTHIDEFEEMNIMLKKNLKEHYTYYNNYIRDNANDSNKDVARKGNIKLETFRWYFRNIGNTIIVFIIIFIIISIFLDEVKNMLLFLVSALLKTKGKSYDEVIQTKLVYLKYFILLPSLSLVTTFLSYMIIAHGIMISAKKMHTEVFKNMLYAPIHAFYSHNIGNIINRFIIDIHTLDNGIIKRCYKSFFTISKFVSTVILLIFMFKNTYIMLPFIILIVYYGIFKKYSVACKEAQRGYLCSYSPICAIFSNTIHGKDIINLYKKNNPVLKKFENSVYALRNFTLFKWGITVWASLYIQLVGLCLTSFYILYPHFFTILKNTSEGIDIDVDNYISYSEVIGYCITFSCSLGYIIKSFLYDYTHVEKEMCSIQRLEELSKIKYMNSDPNFTSIENHEYEHDNDKQDMPIVPSQLTQSKYGLEFKNVYVSYKKKIYIDKLKNLYYYANEKSCLRNINFYALKSQNIGIIGKSGAGKSTIVMAILGLISTTKGEIKIDGRDIRSIPLEERKKIIGILPQSSFVFSHWNIRTYIDPYKNFSDKEIIDAFEIIGINLTCTDLYKYICKTKKKKNNEYDKSKHTKMRNNENYILMSDDSIRYLSLVRIYLNRNNYKLLLVDEIPVVNFNKNNSEFNNFFTKDLKPFNYIIDNYFKNITTLIISHDTRTLSSCDFIYVVSKGEIVYNCSYADIETQTQLANIIQNQTN